A window from Candidatus Nitrosotenuis uzonensis encodes these proteins:
- a CDS encoding carbonic anhydrase, with protein sequence MPPSNKFCTSISCMDGRIQLPIIHWLQEKYNVDFVDTITEPGVDKLFSNSTKMEEIKAKVSISVNKHGSKLILVSGHHDCAGNPVSKNEHVNHIKNTVKIVESWKLPVQVIGAWVNDDWEIERL encoded by the coding sequence ATGCCTCCGTCTAACAAATTCTGTACTTCAATAAGCTGTATGGATGGAAGAATTCAACTTCCAATAATACACTGGCTCCAAGAAAAATACAATGTAGATTTTGTCGATACCATAACCGAGCCTGGCGTTGACAAGTTATTTTCTAATTCAACCAAGATGGAGGAAATTAAAGCCAAAGTATCGATCTCAGTGAACAAACACGGTTCAAAATTAATTCTAGTTTCTGGGCATCATGATTGCGCCGGAAATCCAGTTTCAAAAAACGAACATGTAAACCACATAAAGAACACTGTCAAAATAGTCGAATCTTGGAAATTGCCAGTCCAAGTAATTGGCGCATGGGTAAACGATGATTGGGAAATAGAAAGACTCTGA